A region of the Stieleria neptunia genome:
CCCACCACGCTGATCAGCATCATGACAACGTTACGCAACCAAGGCGCCCTGAAGGCCGAGTTGGTCATCGAATAATTCGCAGGAGACAGATGCAATGGAATCCATCGGAAACAACATCAGCGTGAGCTTGCCGGGTCAGATCGCCGCGGCGGCCAAGGGCGGCGATCCGTCCATGGAGCAGATGAAAGAACTGGGCACGGAGTTTGAAAGCGTGTTTCTGTCGATGCTGATGAAGGAGATGCGAAACTCACTCGAAGACGGCCTGTTCGGCGGCGACGGAAGTGACTCCTTTGGCGGCATGTTCGATCTGTTCATCGGCCAACACCTTGCCCAGTCCAACGCGATCGGCGTCAGCGATTTGTTGGTCGAGCAGTACTCCAAAACGCAAGCCGACGGCGAGCCGGAGTCATCATCCGGCGTCTCGTTCTCCGCATAAATCCACTTTCCGCATCACCATGCGTCGCCACGGTCCTATGACCCTGGCCGAACCCCTTTTTGGACATCTCTCACAGACGGTGACTCAACGATGAATCAACAAACGGAACGACTGGGCGTCCTCGTCGAGCGGCAACTGCAATTGGAATCGGGAGTCGCCGACGCGCTCGATGCACTCAACGACGAAATGGCTGCGTTGCTGGACAACTCGGGGATCTATGGCCCCCAACAATCGGATCTGCAACAGCTCTCGCCCCTGATGGAAACGCTGCAACATCGCCAGGCGGACAGCCGCAAGTCACGCCGGATCCTCAGCCGCTATGTCGGCGCCAAAGCGACCGGTGGGACCGACGCGGCTGACACGCCGAGCGAAGTCGACGATCGCCTGACGTCGATCAAGACGATTCTGGCAACGCTTCCGCCCGCGGAATCCAAACGGCTCGATGCCAGCCGGCGACAACTTCACGATCGGCTGGTCGCCGCCCAGCAACGGCTGACCGCCAACCAAGTGGTCATCTTTTACTCCACCGAGTTTCATCGTCGTTACCTGCTCGGTGTGTTGCAGTG
Encoded here:
- a CDS encoding rod-binding protein codes for the protein MESIGNNISVSLPGQIAAAAKGGDPSMEQMKELGTEFESVFLSMLMKEMRNSLEDGLFGGDGSDSFGGMFDLFIGQHLAQSNAIGVSDLLVEQYSKTQADGEPESSSGVSFSA